Proteins from one candidate division KSB1 bacterium genomic window:
- a CDS encoding ATP-binding protein: MKRLRSKFILTFLLLTLLPAVAVAWFARDLLDKALAIGLQSQTAEGLNAALAAVQQLTQQQRASLARDLQQLAQALRHAQSARQWSPHPAHRMVLYDCRGNRVRHWPAHTTLSDLPPPPTPPPPRDSLSEAGSDSLAIRLALALGDSLLLVGERRVPEALRRQTLAVLRAAQFFNIIDLEKANLQRSLIAVFLTVYAPVLLLSVGLGWYLAARITAPLQDLGEAARRIAQGDWQYRVPVRSRDEVGAMGHAFNTMVEDLRRQQDQVIALEKMAAWREIARVLAHEIKNPLTPIQLLVQQIQDEYRGQEENYRATLRESSTIINQEIEKLRRLVREFSDFARLPDLHPAPAQLNDLIREVARLYSQRTVRVELDQELPLLTFDWEGMRRVLLNLLENALQSSPQAEVAIRTRRVENQVEMSVADTGPGIAAENLPRIFEPYFSTKKSGMGLGLAIVKQIVTEHGGNLTVTSTVGRGTSFQVRLPCPAPESPN, from the coding sequence ATGAAACGGTTGCGTTCAAAATTCATTCTCACGTTTCTGCTGCTGACCCTGCTGCCTGCGGTGGCCGTCGCCTGGTTTGCCAGGGATTTGCTGGACAAGGCACTGGCCATTGGCTTGCAAAGCCAGACAGCGGAGGGCCTCAACGCTGCGCTGGCGGCCGTGCAACAGCTCACGCAACAGCAACGCGCCAGCCTTGCCCGGGATCTGCAGCAACTTGCCCAGGCGCTGCGCCATGCTCAGAGCGCCCGCCAATGGTCACCACATCCGGCTCACCGCATGGTTTTGTATGACTGCCGCGGCAACCGGGTGCGCCACTGGCCGGCCCATACCACGCTGTCGGATTTGCCGCCACCGCCCACGCCACCGCCGCCGCGGGATTCCCTGAGCGAAGCCGGCAGTGATTCCCTCGCGATTCGTCTGGCCCTGGCACTCGGCGACAGTCTGCTGCTCGTGGGCGAGCGCCGGGTGCCGGAGGCGCTGCGCCGGCAAACGCTGGCTGTGTTGCGCGCCGCGCAGTTTTTCAACATCATAGACCTGGAAAAGGCCAACCTGCAGCGCAGCTTGATTGCGGTGTTTCTCACGGTGTACGCCCCGGTTTTGCTGCTCAGTGTGGGACTGGGCTGGTATCTGGCGGCACGCATTACCGCACCGTTGCAGGATCTCGGCGAGGCCGCGCGCCGCATTGCGCAGGGCGACTGGCAGTATCGCGTGCCGGTGCGGTCCCGCGATGAAGTCGGTGCAATGGGCCACGCTTTCAACACCATGGTGGAAGATTTGCGGCGGCAGCAGGACCAGGTGATTGCGCTGGAAAAGATGGCAGCCTGGCGGGAAATCGCGCGGGTGCTGGCCCATGAAATCAAAAATCCACTCACACCGATCCAATTGCTGGTGCAGCAGATTCAGGATGAATATCGCGGGCAGGAGGAGAACTATCGCGCCACCCTGCGCGAAAGCAGCACCATCATCAACCAGGAGATCGAAAAGTTGCGCCGTCTGGTGCGTGAGTTCTCGGATTTTGCGCGTCTCCCCGACTTGCATCCGGCACCGGCACAATTGAATGATCTCATCCGGGAGGTCGCCCGTCTTTACAGCCAGCGCACCGTGCGCGTGGAACTCGATCAGGAACTGCCACTGCTGACATTCGACTGGGAGGGGATGCGGCGGGTGTTGCTGAATCTTCTCGAAAATGCGCTGCAATCGTCGCCCCAGGCTGAAGTCGCCATTCGAACGCGCCGGGTGGAAAATCAGGTTGAAATGAGTGTGGCCGACACCGGCCCCGGCATAGCGGCGGAAAATCTCCCGCGCATTTTCGAGCCGTATTTTTCCACCAAAAAGTCGGGCATGGGTTTGGGGCTGGCGATCGTGAAGCAGATCGTCACCGAGCACGGTGGCAACCTCACCGTCACCAGCACCGTGGGCCGCGGCACGAGCTTTCAGGTGCGGCTGCCCTGCCCGGCGCCGGAGTCGCCCAATTAA
- a CDS encoding DUF4390 domain-containing protein, giving the protein MRRLLLTALLLPWLPALPLAAQAPRVTALTAVLQGDSLFADVQVAGLFSPKIVNTIRSGLPAVVRLDFRVLNEHNREVTRALPVMEIKYDIWAQRYDVVLNHHRRSGGSFEEMEKICSTLTRLPLATLAGLPAGRTCRVRLQVTVIPISTRQNHQWRERIESADLQETSAPSESGRSGFSVNVSRLLSFFLGGQERVHGASAWATSPPLPLARTP; this is encoded by the coding sequence ATGCGCCGCCTGCTGCTGACAGCCCTCCTGCTCCCATGGCTGCCCGCCTTGCCGCTGGCCGCACAAGCACCGCGCGTTACCGCGTTGACCGCCGTTCTGCAAGGTGACAGTCTCTTCGCTGATGTCCAGGTGGCCGGCTTGTTTTCACCCAAAATCGTCAACACCATCCGCAGCGGCCTGCCCGCCGTCGTTCGTCTTGATTTCCGCGTGCTCAATGAGCACAACCGCGAGGTGACTCGCGCGCTGCCAGTGATGGAAATCAAGTATGACATTTGGGCACAGCGTTACGATGTGGTATTGAATCACCACCGCCGTTCCGGCGGCAGCTTTGAAGAGATGGAAAAAATTTGCAGCACACTCACCCGCCTGCCGCTGGCAACGCTGGCGGGCTTGCCCGCCGGACGCACCTGCCGTGTGCGCCTGCAGGTGACCGTCATTCCCATCAGCACCCGGCAGAACCACCAGTGGCGTGAACGCATCGAGTCCGCGGATTTGCAGGAAACTTCGGCCCCCTCGGAATCCGGCCGGTCCGGATTCAGCGTGAATGTCAGCCGGCTGTTGTCCTTTTTTCTTGGCGGTCAGGAGCGCGTGCACGGAGCCTCGGCCTGGGCGACATCACCGCCGCTGCCGCTTGCCCGCACACCATGA
- a CDS encoding BamA/TamA family outer membrane protein, which yields MSVAMRNPLVVPALCLSLLAAVTEAAVAQGRDSTTALPTTASSPPTLVVERIEILGATKTRPQVIHRYLQLKPGDVVTPAGIARDYTALTATHFFKQVDFSAKPGSAPGKVVLVIEVVERRWPWLEFAGGFSELEGWYWVPAGVRCDNLLGGGNIAGARLVIGDRTGGFLLHYRQPEIFTTGFDLQIEAGSGATDYIHYIGGRQALHKVRTGSATITLAGSPGWARHFAAGLHLANVRPEAKFKVNDTTRTDFPPALASQLAKEKINTFFVRLHLDTRDDHYFPRAGLWGALSFEFAGPALKATRHFNRAVFDGRWYHAFGNSVLALHGKAGRVTPAAPFYERFYLGGAYALRGFPERGLTPLGWGTELVLAQAEMRFPVAGELHRPGLMGAIFFDAGRIRTTSLPDDAGRFFTSAGFGFRAKVPVIGLLRMDFAYPLDRDAFRFHLALGQTF from the coding sequence ATGTCTGTCGCGATGCGAAACCCTCTGGTGGTGCCCGCACTTTGCCTGTCCCTGTTGGCTGCTGTGACCGAGGCGGCGGTCGCACAGGGCCGGGATTCCACGACCGCGCTGCCCACCACGGCATCCTCCCCTCCAACCCTGGTCGTGGAGCGTATCGAAATTCTCGGTGCCACCAAAACCCGCCCGCAGGTTATTCACCGCTATCTCCAACTCAAACCCGGCGATGTCGTCACGCCCGCAGGAATTGCCCGTGACTACACCGCGCTCACCGCCACTCATTTTTTCAAGCAAGTTGATTTCAGCGCGAAACCCGGCAGTGCGCCGGGAAAAGTCGTGTTGGTCATCGAAGTGGTCGAGCGGCGCTGGCCCTGGCTGGAATTTGCCGGTGGTTTCAGTGAGTTGGAAGGATGGTATTGGGTGCCGGCCGGTGTGCGTTGCGACAATCTCCTGGGCGGCGGCAACATCGCCGGCGCGCGCCTGGTCATCGGCGACCGCACCGGCGGCTTTCTTCTCCATTACCGCCAGCCGGAAATCTTCACCACCGGTTTCGATTTGCAGATCGAAGCCGGTTCCGGGGCCACCGATTACATTCATTATATCGGCGGCCGCCAGGCGCTGCACAAAGTCAGAACAGGGTCAGCCACCATCACGCTGGCCGGCAGCCCCGGCTGGGCGCGTCATTTTGCCGCCGGGTTGCATCTTGCCAACGTTCGCCCGGAGGCAAAATTCAAAGTAAATGACACCACGCGCACGGATTTCCCGCCTGCGCTGGCCTCCCAGTTGGCAAAAGAGAAGATCAACACTTTTTTCGTGCGGTTGCACCTCGATACCCGTGACGATCATTACTTTCCCCGCGCCGGCCTTTGGGGTGCGCTTTCGTTCGAGTTTGCCGGCCCTGCGCTGAAGGCCACGCGGCATTTCAACCGCGCTGTGTTCGACGGCCGCTGGTATCATGCTTTCGGCAACAGCGTCCTGGCTTTGCACGGCAAGGCCGGCCGGGTGACACCGGCAGCGCCGTTTTACGAGCGCTTTTATCTCGGCGGCGCCTATGCTCTGCGTGGCTTTCCCGAACGCGGCCTGACCCCGCTGGGCTGGGGCACGGAGTTGGTGCTGGCGCAGGCGGAAATGCGCTTCCCGGTGGCCGGCGAACTGCACCGGCCCGGGCTGATGGGAGCAATCTTCTTTGATGCCGGCCGCATCCGTACCACAAGCCTGCCAGACGATGCCGGCCGCTTTTTCACCTCTGCCGGTTTCGGCTTCCGTGCGAAAGTGCCGGTCATCGGTTTGTTGCGCATGGATTTCGCCTATCCGCTCGACCGCGATGCTTTCCGCTTTCATCTCGCCCTCGGGCAGACCTTCTGA
- a CDS encoding secondary thiamine-phosphate synthase enzyme YjbQ: MIFTTTLSVATRGFTDIRDLTPQIRAALQESGLQNGSVTVFVAGSTAGITTIEFEPGLLQDLPAAFEKIAPMHAAYAHDNTWHDGNGYAHVRAALLGPSLVAPFSRGELLLGTWQQIVLVDFDNRPRHREIVAQFAGE; this comes from the coding sequence ATGATTTTCACCACCACCCTTTCCGTTGCCACCAGGGGCTTTACTGACATTCGCGATCTTACCCCGCAAATCCGCGCGGCCCTGCAGGAGTCCGGGTTGCAAAACGGCAGCGTAACCGTGTTCGTTGCCGGCTCGACGGCCGGCATCACGACGATCGAATTCGAGCCGGGTCTGTTGCAAGACCTGCCCGCCGCCTTTGAAAAAATCGCGCCCATGCATGCCGCCTACGCACACGACAACACCTGGCACGACGGCAATGGCTACGCCCACGTGCGCGCCGCGCTGCTGGGTCCCTCCCTGGTGGCGCCTTTCTCCCGCGGCGAACTGCTGCTCGGCACCTGGCAACAAATCGTCCTGGTTGATTTTGACAACCGGCCACGCCACCGGGAGATTGTGGCACAGTTTGCTGGCGAGTAA
- a CDS encoding DUF4351 domain-containing protein translates to MLKQKFGRIPLALQRRLGMLDDARLDRLILALLNIDSLQELNLWLRNGTAARRATAQRSR, encoded by the coding sequence ATGCTGAAGCAGAAGTTCGGGCGCATACCGCTCGCGCTGCAACGCCGGTTGGGAATGCTGGATGATGCGCGGCTGGACCGTCTTATTTTGGCGTTGCTGAACATCGACAGCTTGCAGGAACTGAATCTCTGGCTGCGCAATGGCACGGCAGCGCGCCGCGCCACCGCGCAACGCAGCAGGTGA
- a CDS encoding aconitase family protein — protein sequence MTSPRPMTLTEKILLQHALGWERNDVQAGDILAITVDWTIASELAWNGMNLTYEALGRPPLFNRDRFYLALDHTVDAGTLASDTRTQNLVQLARGFAREAKLKYFYDANQTIMHTEFFRQLVRPGEIVLGADSHTSSHGGMAALAIGLGGADIVAAMVRGYSWLQVPEAIRVHYAGALPFGLTGKDVILKTLGQLGRNTVAMERTVEFSGDHLEDFSTDFRFTIANMTAELGGLNGIFPADGRVRQTMQQRRDPQFREGGWWFTADADAAYVATFRIDLAGLEPQVARPYSPDNVVSVTAVAGQPLDGCFIGACTTTEEELILAALVLEAALEQGKQPVASPNRIVVPGSLEIAQHLQEKGLLEIYRRAGFRINEPGCSMCLGIASERAQPGEVWLSSQNRNFPNRMGKGSIAWLASALTVAASAFDLKISDPRPDLARLDRDRVSRLMSAKSGLPEVVYTNPRPPAAGTVTEAGRVAAGQAPPALLTGRAQLFGDHVDTDAIIAGEFCHLSDLKEIGAKAFHYFRPDFVQRVAAGENIIVAGEGWGSGSSREHAVWALKGAGVQAVIARSFAYIHKRNLVNEALPFLILPDEEFYRRVRDGDLLQLDLAAATVTLDGTTYQAAALPPVMRRIIQSGGLVANVKQELESIQGASAI from the coding sequence ATGACTTCCCCTCGTCCGATGACACTGACTGAAAAAATCCTTCTGCAGCATGCTTTGGGCTGGGAGAGGAATGACGTCCAGGCCGGTGATATTCTTGCCATCACGGTGGATTGGACGATCGCCAGCGAACTGGCGTGGAACGGCATGAACCTGACCTACGAGGCGCTCGGCCGGCCGCCGTTGTTCAACCGGGACCGTTTTTACCTGGCACTCGATCATACGGTTGATGCCGGCACGCTGGCCTCCGACACACGCACGCAAAACCTGGTGCAACTCGCGCGCGGCTTTGCACGGGAGGCGAAGCTGAAGTATTTCTATGACGCCAACCAAACCATCATGCACACCGAGTTCTTTCGGCAACTGGTGCGACCGGGCGAAATCGTGCTGGGCGCGGATTCCCACACCAGCTCGCATGGTGGCATGGCGGCACTGGCGATCGGCCTGGGCGGCGCGGACATTGTCGCCGCCATGGTGCGCGGCTATTCCTGGCTGCAGGTGCCCGAGGCGATTCGCGTGCATTATGCCGGCGCCCTGCCCTTTGGCCTCACCGGCAAGGATGTGATCCTCAAGACCCTCGGGCAGTTGGGCCGCAACACCGTGGCGATGGAGCGCACGGTGGAATTCAGCGGCGATCATCTCGAGGATTTTTCCACCGACTTTCGCTTCACCATTGCCAACATGACCGCCGAATTGGGCGGACTCAACGGCATCTTCCCCGCCGACGGCCGCGTGCGGCAAACCATGCAGCAGCGCCGCGATCCGCAATTTCGCGAAGGCGGCTGGTGGTTCACGGCGGATGCCGATGCGGCCTATGTCGCCACCTTTCGCATCGACCTGGCCGGTCTGGAACCGCAAGTGGCCAGGCCGTACTCGCCGGATAATGTCGTGAGCGTCACCGCGGTTGCCGGCCAGCCACTCGATGGCTGTTTCATCGGCGCCTGCACCACCACTGAGGAGGAGCTGATACTCGCCGCGCTGGTGCTCGAGGCTGCACTGGAACAAGGCAAACAGCCGGTGGCCTCTCCCAATCGCATCGTCGTTCCCGGCAGCCTGGAAATCGCACAGCATCTGCAGGAGAAGGGGCTGTTGGAGATCTATCGCCGCGCCGGTTTTCGTATCAACGAACCGGGATGCAGCATGTGTCTCGGCATCGCCAGTGAGCGCGCCCAGCCGGGGGAGGTTTGGCTCTCTTCGCAGAATCGCAACTTTCCCAATCGCATGGGAAAGGGCAGTATTGCCTGGCTGGCCTCGGCGCTGACAGTGGCAGCCTCGGCATTCGATTTGAAAATTTCGGATCCGCGGCCGGACCTCGCACGCCTCGATCGCGATCGCGTCAGCCGGCTCATGAGTGCGAAAAGCGGATTGCCGGAAGTCGTGTACACGAACCCCCGGCCGCCGGCCGCCGGTACGGTAACAGAGGCCGGCCGCGTCGCGGCCGGTCAGGCGCCGCCCGCCCTTCTCACCGGACGGGCGCAACTGTTCGGCGATCATGTTGACACCGATGCCATAATTGCCGGCGAATTCTGCCATCTCTCCGACCTGAAGGAAATCGGCGCCAAGGCTTTTCATTACTTTCGGCCGGACTTTGTGCAGCGCGTGGCCGCTGGTGAGAATATCATCGTCGCCGGCGAAGGCTGGGGCAGCGGCTCCAGTCGCGAGCATGCCGTGTGGGCGCTCAAGGGTGCCGGCGTGCAGGCGGTGATCGCCAGGAGTTTCGCCTACATTCACAAGCGCAACCTGGTAAATGAAGCGCTGCCGTTTTTGATTCTGCCTGACGAGGAGTTTTATCGCCGTGTGCGGGACGGTGATTTGCTGCAGCTCGATCTGGCCGCCGCCACCGTCACGCTGGACGGCACCACCTACCAGGCCGCGGCCCTGCCGCCGGTGATGCGGCGCATCATTCAAAGTGGCGGCCTGGTGGCAAACGTCAAACAGGAGTTGGAGAGCATCCAAGGGGCATCCGCCATCTGA
- a CDS encoding PDZ domain-containing protein, producing the protein MNAPTLLFLITSMGLAVMNAPSVSSAPTIHYRLAMSQPHTHLFEVEMRVASPAREDTLLDFVMPVWRPGRYVIFDFAGGVQEFSAHAGAGNATPLPWHKIDKTTWRVATQGQPMVTVRYKVYANEFRDRTRGLNDQHGFVSGTAVFMYVEKFRRLPLTLQVEPFGDWHVTTGLERVPGKPNLFQAPNYDYFIDCPLEIGTQQDFPFQVRGKKHILSIFGEGNWEKDKLLDRLRQVVEACFKFWGDLPYEHYTFLVHSAPGMGGGTEHINSTIMGINPFGFRNESGYDRFTSLAMHEFFHTWNVKQLRPAGIHPFDFTRENYTPCLWISEGMTDYYTALLLRRQGLRSVPSFLAELGRMIENDRRRPGRKVQSLEEASFDAWIKFWRDGEDSQNREVSYYDKGSDVSLILDLEIRQRTQNRGSLDQVLRRMYQAFPLSGPGFTPADFQRLVEEVGEGSYEDFFARYVRGTEEIDFAAFLGYAGLEVQEVTANPPRPWLGLTAAEREGRTLITAVLAGSPAHTAGLNTGDELVALNDYRIRAEQLTERLADYKVGEEIRLTVFRHEKLRHFQVKLAAPPVPEIIVRHSSNPTDLQKRIYADWLGTAWPGEAAK; encoded by the coding sequence ATGAACGCTCCCACCCTGTTGTTCTTGATCACAAGCATGGGGCTTGCCGTCATGAACGCACCGTCTGTAAGTTCCGCGCCAACGATTCACTATCGTCTCGCCATGTCACAACCACACACACACCTTTTCGAAGTCGAGATGCGTGTTGCCTCGCCAGCCCGGGAAGACACCCTGCTTGATTTCGTCATGCCGGTGTGGCGGCCGGGCCGCTACGTGATTTTCGACTTCGCCGGCGGCGTGCAGGAGTTCTCCGCCCACGCCGGCGCAGGGAATGCGACCCCCCTGCCCTGGCACAAGATCGACAAAACCACCTGGCGCGTTGCAACCCAGGGCCAGCCAATGGTGACGGTGCGATACAAGGTTTACGCCAATGAGTTCAGAGACCGCACCCGCGGCTTGAATGATCAGCACGGTTTCGTCAGTGGAACGGCAGTCTTCATGTATGTCGAAAAATTCCGCCGCCTGCCGCTGACCCTGCAGGTCGAGCCGTTTGGGGATTGGCACGTGACCACCGGCCTGGAGCGCGTGCCCGGCAAGCCGAATTTGTTTCAAGCACCGAACTACGATTACTTCATCGACTGCCCGCTGGAAATTGGCACGCAACAGGATTTTCCCTTTCAGGTGCGGGGCAAAAAGCACATCCTCAGCATTTTTGGCGAAGGCAACTGGGAGAAGGACAAGTTGCTCGATCGGCTGCGGCAGGTGGTGGAAGCCTGTTTCAAGTTTTGGGGTGATCTCCCCTATGAGCACTACACTTTTCTCGTGCACAGTGCGCCTGGCATGGGAGGTGGCACGGAGCATATCAATTCCACCATCATGGGAATCAATCCGTTCGGGTTCCGCAATGAATCCGGGTATGACCGTTTTACCAGCCTGGCGATGCATGAATTCTTTCACACCTGGAACGTGAAGCAACTGCGGCCGGCCGGCATTCATCCGTTTGATTTCACCAGGGAGAACTATACCCCCTGCTTGTGGATCAGTGAAGGCATGACCGACTATTATACCGCGCTTTTGCTCCGGCGCCAGGGCCTGCGCTCTGTTCCGTCGTTCCTGGCCGAACTCGGCAGGATGATTGAGAACGACCGGCGCCGGCCGGGGCGCAAAGTGCAGTCGCTGGAGGAAGCCAGTTTCGACGCCTGGATCAAATTTTGGAGGGATGGGGAAGACAGCCAGAATCGCGAGGTGAGCTACTACGACAAGGGCAGCGATGTCAGCCTGATCCTCGACCTCGAAATCCGCCAGCGCACGCAGAACCGCGGTTCGCTCGATCAGGTGCTGCGGCGGATGTATCAGGCCTTTCCCCTCTCCGGCCCGGGTTTTACGCCGGCAGATTTTCAGCGCCTGGTGGAAGAAGTGGGCGAAGGCAGCTATGAAGATTTTTTTGCGCGCTATGTGCGCGGCACGGAGGAAATTGATTTCGCCGCATTTTTGGGCTATGCCGGTCTGGAAGTACAGGAAGTCACCGCCAATCCGCCCAGGCCGTGGCTCGGCCTCACCGCGGCGGAACGGGAGGGCCGCACCCTGATCACTGCGGTGCTGGCCGGCTCACCGGCCCACACCGCCGGCCTGAACACCGGCGACGAACTGGTGGCGCTCAATGATTATCGCATTCGCGCCGAGCAGTTGACGGAGCGGCTGGCGGATTACAAAGTCGGCGAGGAAATTCGGCTCACCGTCTTTCGTCATGAAAAATTGCGCCACTTTCAGGTGAAGCTGGCGGCACCGCCGGTGCCGGAGATCATCGTCAGGCACAGCAGTAATCCCACCGACCTGCAAAAGCGAATCTATGCGGATTGGCTGGGCACGGCATGGCCGGGCGAGGCCGCCAAATGA